tttctttaaatgagaGCAAACTAGACTTGGGCGAGAATATAGCCAACATTGGGAAAGTGGAAAGGGTTAAAAGACCACTTCAATAAATACTGCTACTCAACATAACATGGAACTCTACTAGAAGATTATTAGTTAAGAAAATAgctaatataaagaaaaataggaCAAAAATAACAAGCAAGACAAAGGCAGCACCAGAGCACTTAAGAGCTGATGCCCAGAACTAGGTTATAGGATAATTTCTCCTTAATCAGTCCACTCTGTCCTCCCTTTATCTGTGTGATTATTGTAAGCAGAGACCACTTTTTCTATGATTGGGCCAAAATATCCAAGATACCAAGATATTCAAGGTACCATACCATGAACCCTCCCAATTAAGTTGTTGACAAAATAATTCTCAACCTGCCaattagaaagagaaaacaaactagACCTGAGAGACCTTGGCCCTTTTCTTTAATAATGCACAATACCCATGACACAGAGCACCACTTACTTGGGGGAATGATGATCAGACTAAGAAAGGCCCAATTCAAGTGAAATAAACACTGAAGATAGCAGCAATAATCCTTAAAGAGGAGCACTTAGGAAGAGAATCAGCCACTACCTTGTTCATGTTCTTAAGGTTGGAATGACTTAAAAATGCAGCAAGAAGTTATGGAAATACCCATAACATGGAAGTAATTACAACCAAAGGGAAAAGGCTTTTTGACACTGGGGATCCAAAGCAGgtagaaggagagaagggagttCAGCTGGCAATTCACCATGTTTATCACCCCCTTCACAATTGCCACTCTTGCCACAGGAGTTATAAATCTTGTATCAGGAAGTGATAATACCTTCCAAATAAAGTGACAATCCACATTATCACCTATTCTTCTCTCCAAGTACAACAGGAGTTGGTTAGGTGTTAACTTGAAGCCAAGATACACCCTTCTAAGTGAGCCATTTACCAAGGGCGTTaatgtcccccccaaaaaacaacagaaaggcaatgtcattgtcaaaaaaaaaaaaaaaaaaaaaaaaaaaaaaattccagaaactCCTGAAATAAGTCTTTTAATCCTAGAGTGGCCTCATCCTCAAAACAGCCTCTTGGTACAGGAATAATACAAAAGCAACAAGAGCTGTCTGTAACCCTTTAAAGGGTTATCtctttcaggaaaaaataataaattggaagTATGTAAGGAAGCTTGACTGGGTGGGATTCTGCTCCTAATGTGTGGCTTAAGCCACTTTTGCCAGGTTCTTCATATGTAAAACAATGCACATGCTGACACTGCCTGGAGACAGTAACTTCTGTATCAAACACTCCGTAATATGCTCTACTCTCCacaccctcaaaaaaaaaaaaaaaaaaaaaaaaagagagagcgaTAACTCAGGAATTTTTGGAGACAAGGATTTCTGCTCTGATAAGACAGAAAAGTCTTAAGAAGCCATAGGGACATTTCCCCCATTATAAAGTCTGTAAATCTCATGCATCCTCCGTCTTAAGAAGTCCATCATCTACACTCAATCCTTCACCCCCCAGTCAGGTTAGAGTTCTATCTCTAACTCACATTCCTCCCTTATTCAATGGGTTTTTTCCATATAGCCTGGTGTTCAGCCCTCTTTACAACTCTCTATTCAAAGAGAGTGGTTCACCTTGAAACTCTGTGTTGTCGAGGCCCCTGATGGCCTCCACTGCATCCTCTGCCCGCTCCATGTGTACAAAGGCATAATCTTTCACGATGTCACATTCGATGACTGGACCATACTCCTCAAACTTGGCCCGGAGCTCCTTGTTCGTACAAGTGGGACTGATGTTGCCCACATGTAACTTAGTGGAGGTTTTGCTCTTATTCTTGCTGGCTTCCACGTTGATGTTCACCCCGTGCAGCTTGTAGTGGTGCAAGTTGCGTATGGCATCTTCGGCCGCCGTCTTGTCCTCGATGTGCACAAAACCGTAGTTCTTAATGATGTCACATTCCAGCACCTTCCCATACTGCTCAAAGAGTGAGCGGATCTCCTGCTCTGTGGCCTCCCGGGGCAGGTTTCCGATGAACAGTTTCACCATCTCGCCcaacctgggagagaagaaacAAGAATTCTAACTCATTACAAAGACCTCGGACCCACCACCACATCGGttcaaaatacaaagtttaaataaaaacaaaaaataaaaccaacctTGTCATCTCCTCACTACAGTGTACATTTTCAAACAGTTCTTTCTTTCTCAGACGTGTATCTCCACACAAATGGAGATAAAATTGAAACAAGGAGGCCTACTATAGAACACGCTATCAAATCCCTAAGTATGAGGTCTGTAAAAGGGAGCGGTTTTTAATAGACAAAGGAATTGGGAGAAGTTAGGTATCTTCAAATGCGCATGAAAATGAGGGCATAAATAAAGAGCTAGAGTGACCAGGCTTTTCTATCACACTCGGAAgacaatcagaaaataaaattctaactACTGGGCCGGCTGGATTCACTGTCTAATTCACTGAAATTATAAATCGGCCCCTCCTCTCCTAGTATTCCAAGTAGCCGCCACCATTTCCAGAAAAGCGGGCTTTGGGAAAGCTATGTCCTAGAGTTTTCTTTGGAAACAGTGCACACACGACTCGGGCCACAATACGAGACGTGGAGGGGACCGGGAAGAGCCGGAGAGGGAAACGCCTCTCTCGGGCTACTGTCCTACGAGCTCCTGCAGAAAGGAGAAAAGCGGCCAGGGAAGAGGGCTTCAGACACAGTCACCAGACCAGGTCTGAAGACCTGAGCAATTCTTGAAACGGGGCTGCAATTCCTGAGTCTAAGGACAGCGCGGTACCTCGCTCGAAACCTCGAGGTAGAACGCCGAGCCACGCTGGGCGGAGGGCAGGGTAGGAGGAAAGCAAGGTATTCTCGAGGGAGGTCGTGGGGGAAGGGCTGCTCCGGGCTTACCGCGCAATGTTGAGGATCGGGGTCGGCTCTCAGTAAAGGGTGCGGAAGCCGCGCCCTCCCCAGCACACCCCCGAAGCCCAAGAGAGtgaaataaaagcagaaagaagaCGGTGTAAGTGCTCGCGAAGTCTCTCACCCGCACGGAAAACAGCAGGAACTCTTCCTCGCGGAGCAGACGCTTCTGACAAAACGCTAAAATGGCGGCAGCCGCAGCAGAGACTCTCGATAGAGAGGGGGAGGTTAGCCTGTCACCGGATTGGCCACGCAATAAAGTAAAGGGGGGGGCAGGCGTTCCCGAAGATCCTCCTCCTGATTGGTTACCACAAACGCCAATTACCTGAGAGGCCGAGAAGAAGCGGAAACATCAGTAACCTCAGAGAGTTCATATGAAAACCAATGACCGTCAAGTTCGCGAAGCGGTAGTCATTGATTGGGTAAGAGAATCATGTAGGCGGGATTATAAACGTGGGCATCGCCCGGGAACTGAGCCCGCCATTAGGCGGAGTGAGCCGGACCCTGCATGGCAGGTTTTGGCTTCATGGCGCCAACCTTCTTAAGTTTCCACGTTTCGCTTCTTCCACGTGCACACCGACAATATTCAGCTCTCCACTGCTTCTTACCATTCCCTCTTCTCCAAATTTCTCTAAGTTTCggaacaccccaccccaccccgcagcCTGGGGACAATAGCTTACACCAGACGCAAACGCAAGGTAAAAAGAACGAAGCCACACGAGAAGAAACCTCCCCCACTGGCCAGTAATCCACTGTAGACCCGAGAGTCCCGGGGCTTCCCCCAAATTAACACGACTTTCAAAGGTATGAAAGAGTGGGCCCCGCTTCTATGAGGATGGTGTGGCCCAGAAAGCGGCCCCGGTAAAGGCTGGAGGACAAGTCTGCTGTTTTTACCGTCTAGAAATCCGCCTCTTGGGATCCAAGATGAAAAAACGGCTTCTCTGTGTCACCAGGGAGGTTGAAtacaccaccaccagcaccaccagcaccaccagcaccacccccccaccaccaccccacacacacccccaagAAAAAACTTAGAGCAacaaagttttttgttttactttattggGCGCCACCAGCAAGAGCTGTAAACCCCTGGACCGACCTCAGAGGGAAGAGCCAAGCCACAGTCAGctataaacaaaatacaaattaacATTCTCCAGAGGGTCTGGCTCCCTCATCACATTTCTTTCGCATTCTTTGGCTTCACACAATCACGTATTCATTGAGGAAGCAATTTTACTCAAGTCAAGGAGACCCTTTTCAAAGCAGCTTTTGAAGAGGGAATTATGAAGGCAAGGGGTGCGGGGTAGAACTTAAAGCATGAACAAAGCAGGCTAAAAGCGGTGAACTGTTTGAGAATGATCGAAAGGAATATCGATGACAGCCAGGAGAACATACTACCTTCCAAAgcaccccacccacccatccccaagaagagataaaaagaaaagtgatgtCAGAGTTCTGGAAAAAACACTGAGTTTTGAAACCCAACATGATTCGGGAATCTGGTGGAAGAAAACTGGTCAAGAGCTTTTTCTAGGGCAGAAAAAGGTGAGGATCTAAAAAAGTCAAAATACAACATTCACAGAAGTGGTGTTCACTAATCTTGGTCCATTTCACTGTGGATTCTGATGCACCTCTGAGACCCAGTAAAAGTCACAGGATCAGTGATGAAGAAAACCAATTCCATGTTACAGTCAGCGGCACAGCCCTTCTGAGGGGGCCACTATTAGGTGGTGGTCTCGACTCAACCTGTACAGGGAAACACATCTGGTACTGAAATCCTCAGCTCCTTTCGGTCTGATGCTTCGAATTCTGTATCCCCAAAGCCCtgcaaataaactttttttcaaaatacCAAAGCCTATGAggtcaactcattctatgaaactgAGAAATCTCTCCAGGTCCAAAGGGGAGAGACTGGGAATATAACCTTATCAGGATCACAGTTTCAAGTCAATGTGCAGACATCAAGACAACTGTCCTCTCCTTCCCCCCAAAAGTATAGTTACTTGATTTGCCTTCTGAAAGACCACTGGGTCAAGTTATGGCTGTTTCACTTTGCAGGCTTATCCAACTGAGTAAACCACATCATGTCGTCAGTCGTCGTCACCACCACCACACCCCCCCTGCTTTtcactgtaattaaaaaaaaaaaaaaaaaatccaaacacctCTTCCTGGACCCTAAGACCCTACCTGGGTTCTTGCTGCAATCTCTCAATCCATTTAATACTCGCCCTTCCCATTATGCAGCCACTGGCCTTTTGGTCCCAGGTTCATTCGGACTGGAATGTTCTTTCTCTAGGCCCTTTGTTGACCGCCCAAGACATCCCTCACACTCCAACCCTTGGGACTCTATACCacaaagtccatttcatttttccaaatacTTACCACCACCActtgaatttctttttgtttcttcatttccttgCCCCACTGCCCCCAGCAAATACTTTCCCTACAAGGCAGGGACATGTTCATGTTCACTATTATATCCCTAGTATTAGAACTGCacctggcacatggcaggcattCAAACATTTGTTGACTAAGTtaacaaatggatgaatgaatgcatgagctAACTACCTGTAGCCAAAAGAAGGTAAATCACTTGTCAGTCAATATCAGCTTAAGAACCTGGACACTGAAAACAAGTCTCTTCACACTCATTACCACCTAGTTCACTTTCCAGTTTCCCTCAACAGAAATGCAGCTGCCCAAGAATTAGGGGTAACCTACGCAAACAGCTTTTTTCATCACCAGGGTCACCAACTTGGCAAATCTGACAAAATGAAGCTTTAGAGATTTATTATCGAGTGTCTCCCACTAATGTTCACTTACCCAATTGTATTTTACCAGTACTAAAGGAGTTTAATGTTCGCCCCTTAAACACCAAGAGTTAGAAAGGCCAATTAAAGACATCTGGCTCAAATTCTCTACCTTTACTCTCCACACCAACTACAGAGAATGTGGTAGATTGGAATATGTTTAAAAAGCACCTTCTCTGGAACACTGTAGATGCCGTTTCAATGTCTTAATTTGGAGAGCATACTACCAAATCCCTAAGAGTTTGAAGGGACTTGTCCAGTCATCCAGAAAGCTGAGGTTTTGCCGGGAAGGACCATGCATAAATTTATATTCTGGCTGTAGATCTTAAAGGGGGATAACATACCTACATAACTGAGAGAACCTGAAGCCTTGACTCCTGAAAGGTGAAAGATGTTTTAAATCCAACTTTAGAGATAAACACTGGTGTCAGTGGAAACTACTTACACATGAATAAGCAATATATATTAGTTTCACACCCTTAGGGGTTGTCCTTAGAATTACCACCTTTGGCTCCTGGTCCAGAAATGAGTTACTGGTCTGATAAGGGCTCAATTAAAAGCCAGTATTTCTCCAGGAATGTTCAAAAGGGAATCACTAGGCCTGCCAAGCAGCCAAATATACCCTCTTAGCCTCCCTCTTAATGTCTTTACAGATTGCCTAACCCACACAGTAACTTTTTCCATATCAACAAGAATCTGATCCCTGGACACTCAACAGTTTTGCCCAAGACTGGAGGTAGCGAAAAGTGGTATAGCCCAGTGGCCTACAAGTCATTCCTAAGTGCCAGTCATTACAAAAATTCACCACCTTCAAATTATTCATTATGTGCTGAACTCACACCTACATCCAAAGTCCCGATTTGTGCTC
This genomic stretch from Choloepus didactylus isolate mChoDid1 chromosome 6, mChoDid1.pri, whole genome shotgun sequence harbors:
- the LOC119535718 gene encoding RNA-binding protein 4 isoform X3, which produces MVKLFIGNLPREATEQEIRSLFEQYGKVLECDIIKNYGFVHIEDKTAAEDAIRNLHHYKLHGVNINVEASKNKSKTSTKLHVGNISPTCTNKELRAKFEEYGPVIECDIVKDYAFVHMERAEDAVEAIRGLDNTEFQGGMCVG